Proteins from a genomic interval of Ramlibacter algicola:
- a CDS encoding alpha/beta fold hydrolase, translating into MTRSTTADAATAFYRPTPGMRLSRLALRTTQRLWPSLAVRVAFRVFGTPLPPRWLRRAPRWGDGWQQQAWPFEDGGLTLYEPRREDDGSPVVLLVHGWGGQAHQLLALAQAIDRAGLRPVLVDLPAHGASAGSASNLPQFARAVEYVAARLQAQGRVLHAVVGHSLGANAAAYASARAMTAPRLVLLAPPASARDYTRFFAQVFGLWESTRAALQAYIEAREGVLMAHFEPPAVGPRIRAATLVVHDRQDRVNPFAHGEAFEREIWNARLVPTEGLGHRKLLADPCVVEEVVAFLRTA; encoded by the coding sequence ATGACCCGCAGCACCACCGCCGACGCCGCGACGGCGTTCTACCGCCCCACGCCGGGCATGCGCCTGTCCCGCCTCGCCTTGCGCACGACCCAGCGGCTGTGGCCGTCGCTCGCCGTGCGCGTGGCCTTCCGCGTCTTCGGCACGCCACTGCCGCCGCGCTGGCTGCGCCGCGCGCCCCGGTGGGGCGACGGCTGGCAGCAGCAGGCCTGGCCGTTCGAGGACGGCGGCCTGACGTTGTACGAGCCGCGCCGCGAGGACGACGGCAGCCCCGTCGTGCTGCTGGTGCACGGCTGGGGCGGGCAGGCCCACCAGCTGCTCGCGCTGGCGCAGGCGATCGACCGCGCCGGACTGCGCCCGGTGCTGGTCGACCTGCCCGCGCATGGCGCGAGCGCGGGAAGCGCCAGCAACCTGCCGCAGTTCGCACGCGCCGTCGAGTACGTGGCGGCGCGCCTGCAGGCGCAAGGTCGCGTGCTGCACGCGGTGGTCGGCCACTCGCTCGGCGCCAATGCGGCCGCGTATGCGTCGGCCCGCGCGATGACGGCGCCCAGGCTGGTGCTGCTGGCCCCGCCGGCCTCGGCGCGCGACTACACGCGCTTCTTCGCCCAGGTGTTCGGCCTGTGGGAGTCGACGCGTGCGGCGCTGCAGGCGTACATCGAGGCGCGCGAAGGGGTGCTGATGGCGCACTTCGAACCGCCCGCGGTCGGCCCGCGCATCCGCGCCGCGACGTTGGTGGTGCACGACCGCCAGGACCGCGTGAACCCGTTCGCGCATGGCGAAGCCTTCGAGCGCGAGATCTGGAATGCGAGGCTGGTCCCGACCGAAGGCCTGGGCCACCGCAAGCTGCTCGCCGACCCTTGCGTGGTCGAGGAAGTCGTCGCGTTCCTGCGCACCGCCTGA
- a CDS encoding TetR/AcrR family transcriptional regulator — MDAKTQKAELTRAAIVGAAMELAGREGLESLTVQAVADSVGLSKSGVFSRIGSLETLQKAVIDEWGRHFLDDVFVPAMQQPKGLPRLEAIVQRWIGRTRDVETRTGCIFSAGAFELDDREGPLRDHLHGEVVRWRAALRRSVLQAIDAGHLRTDTDPEQLVSELYALILVEIHDARFLRDARAADRAQATWQRLLSTYRA, encoded by the coding sequence ATGGACGCCAAGACCCAGAAAGCCGAGCTCACGCGCGCCGCCATCGTCGGCGCCGCGATGGAGCTGGCTGGCCGCGAAGGGCTGGAGTCGCTCACGGTGCAGGCCGTGGCCGACAGCGTCGGGCTGTCCAAGAGCGGCGTGTTTTCGCGCATCGGTTCATTGGAGACGCTGCAGAAGGCGGTCATCGACGAATGGGGCCGTCACTTCCTGGACGACGTGTTCGTGCCGGCGATGCAGCAGCCCAAGGGCCTGCCGCGGCTGGAAGCGATCGTGCAGCGCTGGATCGGGCGCACCCGCGACGTCGAGACGCGCACCGGCTGCATCTTCTCGGCCGGCGCCTTCGAACTGGACGACCGCGAAGGTCCCCTGCGCGACCACCTGCACGGCGAGGTCGTGCGCTGGCGCGCGGCGCTGCGGCGCAGCGTGCTGCAGGCCATCGATGCCGGCCACCTGCGCACCGACACCGACCCGGAACAACTGGTCAGCGAGCTCTACGCGCTGATCCTCGTGGAGATCCACGACGCCCGATTCCTGCGCGACGCCCGGGCGGCGGACCGCGCCCAGGCGACCTGGCAGCGGCTGCTGTCGACGTACCGCGCCTGA